The Crocosphaera subtropica ATCC 51142 genome includes a window with the following:
- a CDS encoding DUF6679 family protein produces the protein MLHRKIYQLCTEGREVCLFLRDQQRWIEGATIVSLEGDLVTIRYETEEDDEISSWEEMVRLESIGAVSQKLASVPRYNSEIFVSDDCPEAEQIHPQSPDSNQDPKG, from the coding sequence ATGCTACACCGCAAGATTTATCAACTTTGTACAGAAGGCCGAGAAGTTTGTCTGTTCTTGCGGGATCAGCAACGTTGGATAGAAGGTGCCACTATTGTTTCCTTGGAGGGAGACTTAGTCACCATTCGCTATGAAACCGAAGAGGACGACGAGATCAGTTCTTGGGAAGAAATGGTAAGACTCGAAAGTATTGGCGCAGTTAGCCAAAAATTAGCATCTGTCCCCAGATACAACTCAGAAATCTTTGTTTCTGATGATTGTCCTGAAGCAGAACAAATTCATCCCCAGTCCCCTGACTCTAATCAAGACCCAAAGGGTTAG
- a CDS encoding CobW family GTP-binding protein → MQTVDKKSGNSDTMDAPKHGLPVTIITGFLGSGKTTLLNHILTNQEGIKTAVLVNEFGEIGIDNELIVTTDDNMVELNNGCVCCTINEDLVQAVYKVLERPEKVDYLIVETTGLADPLPVALTFLGTELRDMTRLDSIVTMVDCANFSLDLFNSEAAHSQIAYGDIIVLNKTDLVDEGDVDSLEIRIRDIKESARILRTQQSQVPLPLVLSVGLFESDKYFDQQETKHDHDHDHHHHHDHDHHHNHHEHHSHHLENDGFTSISFESDQPFAIRKFQYFLDNQLPANVFRAKGVLWFNESEKRHIFHLSGKRFTLEDDEWKGMPKNQLVLIGQNLDKETLYQQIEHCLSLPATSKGKGFG, encoded by the coding sequence ATGCAGACAGTGGATAAAAAGTCAGGAAATTCTGACACAATGGACGCACCTAAACATGGTTTACCCGTCACTATTATTACAGGATTTCTCGGTAGTGGAAAAACCACCCTTCTTAACCATATTCTCACCAATCAAGAAGGTATTAAAACGGCAGTTTTAGTCAATGAGTTTGGAGAAATTGGCATTGATAATGAGTTAATTGTTACCACCGATGATAATATGGTGGAACTTAACAATGGTTGTGTCTGTTGTACAATTAACGAAGATTTAGTCCAAGCGGTTTACAAAGTTTTAGAACGGCCAGAAAAAGTTGATTATTTAATTGTTGAAACCACAGGATTAGCTGATCCTTTACCGGTGGCACTCACCTTTTTAGGCACAGAATTAAGGGACATGACCCGTCTTGACTCTATCGTTACCATGGTAGATTGTGCTAATTTTAGTTTAGATTTATTTAATTCAGAAGCTGCTCATAGTCAGATCGCTTATGGGGATATCATTGTTCTCAATAAGACTGATTTAGTGGATGAAGGGGATGTCGATTCCTTAGAAATTCGTATTAGAGATATTAAAGAGTCCGCTAGAATTTTACGCACTCAACAATCCCAGGTTCCTTTACCTTTGGTTCTCAGTGTAGGATTGTTCGAGTCCGATAAATATTTTGATCAGCAAGAAACTAAACACGATCACGATCATGATCATCACCACCATCATGATCATGATCATCACCACAATCACCACGAACACCATTCCCATCATCTAGAAAATGACGGGTTTACTTCTATTTCTTTTGAAAGTGATCAACCCTTTGCTATTCGTAAGTTTCAATATTTTCTAGATAATCAATTACCGGCTAATGTCTTTCGGGCTAAAGGGGTTTTATGGTTCAATGAAAGTGAGAAACGTCACATTTTTCACCTTAGTGGGAAACGATTCACCCTAGAAGATGATGAATGGAAAGGGATGCCTAAAAATCAACTGGTTTTGATTGGACAAAATCTGGATAAAGAGACACTATATCAACAAATCGAACATTGCTTATCCCTTCCGGCGACAAGTAAAGGTAAAGGGTTTGGTTGA
- a CDS encoding CoB--CoM heterodisulfide reductase iron-sulfur subunit B family protein, with translation MLKYAYYPGCVAQGACRELYLSTAALTEALGIELIELKKAACCGSGTYKEDSQLLEDTVNARNIALAESLNLPLLTHCSTCQGVIGHVDERLKAAKTNNPAYVEQVNGFLKKEHCSPYKGSTEVKHLLWALVADYGLERLAQKVKRKLSGLNCAAFYGCYLLRTQDKLPYDNPFQPESLENVFRTVGATPIYYQGRTQCCGWPLSSYATEQSFKMAGNHLKEAIEAGADCLVTPCPLCHLNLDSRQPEVEKVIGEKLGLPVLHLPQLVALSLGIEPEQLGLSRHVVSTKSVLQKLEIL, from the coding sequence ATGCTAAAATACGCTTATTACCCAGGTTGTGTGGCTCAAGGGGCTTGTCGTGAATTGTATTTGTCTACCGCAGCTTTAACCGAGGCTTTAGGCATAGAATTAATTGAACTGAAAAAAGCTGCTTGTTGTGGTTCAGGAACTTATAAAGAAGATTCTCAACTCTTAGAAGATACCGTTAACGCCCGAAATATTGCCCTAGCAGAATCTTTGAATCTGCCTTTATTAACCCATTGTAGTACCTGTCAAGGGGTAATTGGCCATGTTGATGAACGATTGAAAGCGGCCAAAACTAATAATCCAGCTTATGTTGAACAGGTCAATGGATTTCTCAAAAAAGAACATTGTTCACCCTATAAAGGAAGTACAGAAGTAAAACATTTACTATGGGCTTTAGTCGCTGATTACGGGTTAGAGAGATTAGCCCAAAAGGTAAAACGGAAACTATCTGGGTTAAATTGTGCAGCGTTTTATGGCTGTTATTTATTAAGAACTCAGGATAAACTTCCCTATGACAATCCATTTCAACCGGAATCCTTAGAAAATGTTTTTCGTACGGTTGGGGCTACTCCTATTTATTATCAAGGACGGACACAATGTTGTGGATGGCCATTGTCAAGTTATGCCACAGAACAATCCTTTAAAATGGCAGGAAATCATCTTAAAGAAGCTATAGAAGCCGGTGCCGATTGTTTAGTGACTCCCTGTCCCTTATGTCATTTAAACCTAGATTCGAGACAACCCGAAGTAGAAAAGGTAATCGGAGAAAAACTAGGTTTACCTGTGTTGCACTTACCTCAATTAGTGGCTTTATCCCTGGGAATCGAACCTGAACAATTAGGCTTAAGTCGTCATGTGGTTTCTACAAAATCCGTATTACAAAAATTAGAGATATTGTAG
- a CDS encoding aldehyde dehydrogenase family protein, with the protein MVTATRPESKAKIGPTQLLINNEWIESASGKRFETINPTTGEVICDVAEADATDVDKAVKAARNAFNQGDWPNLSASQRGQLLYKLADLIEANIEELARLETLDNGKPYQDSLNADLQLVIACYRYYAGWADKIQGKTIPINGPYFCYTRHEPVGVVGQIIPWNFPLLMQAWKLAPALAAGNTVVMKTAEQTPLSAFRVGELIIEAGFPPGVVNLLSGYGPTAGQAIARHHDIDKVAFTGSTEVGHLIMEAAAQTNLKRVTLELGGKSPNIVFADANLDQAIEGAHFGLFFNQGQCCCAGSRLFVEEKCYDEFVAKSVERAKQRIVGDPFDDHTTQGPQVDKTQFDKVMEYIESGQREGAKLLCGGGRVGDRGYFIEPTVFADVQDDMKIAQEEIFGPVMSIIKFKDMDEVIQRANDTMYGLAAAVWTQDISKGHAIANALRAGTVWVNCYDVFDAAAPFGGFKQSGMGRELGEYGLQQYTEIKTVTVKL; encoded by the coding sequence ATGGTCACAGCAACACGACCAGAAAGCAAAGCTAAAATAGGTCCAACTCAACTATTAATCAATAATGAATGGATAGAAAGTGCTTCAGGAAAACGCTTTGAAACCATTAACCCAACCACAGGGGAAGTCATCTGTGATGTCGCTGAAGCGGATGCAACTGATGTCGACAAAGCCGTCAAAGCTGCCAGAAACGCCTTTAACCAAGGAGACTGGCCAAACCTATCGGCTAGTCAACGGGGGCAACTTCTCTATAAATTGGCTGATTTAATCGAAGCTAACATCGAAGAATTAGCCCGTCTGGAAACGTTAGATAACGGAAAACCTTATCAAGACTCCTTAAACGCAGATTTGCAGCTTGTTATTGCCTGTTATCGCTACTATGCAGGATGGGCAGACAAAATTCAAGGAAAAACCATTCCGATCAACGGCCCTTATTTCTGTTACACTCGCCATGAACCCGTTGGCGTGGTGGGGCAAATTATTCCTTGGAATTTTCCCCTTTTAATGCAAGCATGGAAACTCGCCCCCGCTTTGGCCGCAGGAAACACCGTGGTCATGAAAACCGCCGAACAAACCCCCTTATCCGCCTTCAGAGTCGGAGAATTAATAATAGAAGCCGGGTTTCCCCCAGGGGTAGTTAACTTACTCTCAGGATACGGCCCCACTGCAGGACAAGCGATCGCCCGTCATCACGATATTGATAAAGTGGCCTTTACCGGATCGACAGAAGTGGGCCATTTAATCATGGAAGCGGCCGCCCAAACCAACTTAAAGCGTGTCACCCTCGAATTAGGGGGTAAAAGCCCAAATATTGTTTTTGCCGATGCTAATCTGGATCAGGCTATCGAAGGGGCGCATTTTGGTCTATTCTTTAACCAGGGTCAATGTTGTTGCGCTGGATCTCGTCTATTTGTAGAAGAGAAATGTTATGACGAGTTTGTGGCGAAAAGTGTTGAACGGGCTAAACAACGCATTGTCGGTGATCCCTTTGATGATCACACCACCCAAGGACCCCAAGTGGATAAGACTCAATTTGATAAGGTCATGGAGTATATTGAGTCAGGGCAACGGGAAGGGGCAAAACTACTGTGTGGTGGTGGCCGTGTGGGCGATCGCGGTTACTTCATTGAACCCACTGTCTTTGCTGATGTGCAAGATGATATGAAAATTGCCCAAGAAGAGATTTTTGGTCCAGTGATGAGTATTATCAAGTTCAAAGACATGGATGAAGTGATCCAACGGGCTAATGATACTATGTATGGCTTAGCGGCTGCTGTGTGGACTCAGGATATTAGTAAGGGTCATGCGATCGCCAATGCCTTGCGTGCCGGTACTGTCTGGGTCAACTGTTATGATGTCTTCGATGCTGCTGCGCCTTTTGGTGGCTTTAAACAGTCTGGGATGGGTCGGGAATTAGGAGAATACGGCCTACAACAATACACAGAAATTAAGACAGTTACGGTGAAACTTTAA
- a CDS encoding antibiotic biosynthesis monooxygenase translates to MSGEFLDFLKHKYAYVAVGEFKPGQFCEAQKLYEKAVSTYKQGFQGAFLLQKPGTDEGIAVIMWEKLEDMEANQSEVCQKILEEMTPLFVKPPKTDFYEVCSEIDGFSET, encoded by the coding sequence ATGTCAGGAGAATTTCTAGATTTTCTTAAGCATAAGTATGCTTATGTTGCTGTTGGTGAATTTAAACCCGGTCAATTTTGTGAAGCACAAAAACTTTACGAAAAAGCGGTTTCTACTTATAAACAAGGGTTTCAAGGGGCATTTTTATTACAAAAACCAGGAACAGATGAAGGAATAGCAGTTATTATGTGGGAAAAACTAGAAGATATGGAGGCTAATCAAAGTGAAGTTTGCCAAAAAATTCTTGAAGAAATGACCCCTTTATTTGTTAAACCTCCGAAAACAGATTTTTATGAAGTTTGTAGTGAGATTGATGGTTTTTCTGAAACATAA
- a CDS encoding GDP-L-fucose synthase family protein, with translation MLDLTNKKILVTGGAGFLGKQVVKELVSAGAQPEKITIPRSRDCDLRKLDHCQRAVEQQDIVIHLAAHVGGIGLNQEKPAELFYDNLMMGAQLIHAAYETGVEKFSCVGTICAYPKFTPVPFQEDDLWNGYPEETNAPYGIAKKALLVQLQSYRQQYGFNGIYLLPVNLYGPEDNFNPNSSHVIPALIRKVYEAQKEGKKELFVWGDGSPTREFLYSTDAARGIVMATQLYNEPDPVNLGTNAEVSIKYLAELICELMEFDGEIVWQTDKPNGQPRRCLDTKRAEDKFGFVATMDFKQGLKNTIDWYRNHAK, from the coding sequence ATGCTAGATTTAACTAATAAAAAAATTTTGGTAACTGGTGGGGCCGGTTTTCTTGGCAAACAAGTGGTTAAAGAGTTGGTATCTGCAGGCGCACAACCTGAAAAAATTACCATTCCTCGATCTCGTGACTGCGATCTGCGAAAACTCGACCATTGTCAACGGGCAGTAGAACAACAGGATATTGTCATCCATTTGGCTGCCCATGTGGGAGGGATTGGCTTAAATCAGGAAAAACCAGCCGAATTGTTTTACGATAACTTGATGATGGGCGCACAGCTAATTCATGCTGCTTATGAAACAGGTGTAGAAAAGTTTTCTTGTGTCGGAACTATTTGCGCCTATCCTAAATTTACCCCAGTTCCTTTTCAAGAAGATGATCTCTGGAATGGTTACCCTGAAGAAACCAATGCTCCCTATGGTATCGCTAAAAAGGCTTTACTCGTTCAATTACAATCCTATCGTCAACAATATGGTTTTAATGGCATTTATTTACTGCCAGTTAATTTATATGGACCAGAAGATAATTTTAATCCCAATAGTTCCCATGTTATTCCTGCTTTGATTCGTAAGGTTTATGAAGCTCAAAAAGAAGGGAAAAAAGAGCTTTTTGTCTGGGGAGATGGTTCTCCCACTAGAGAGTTTTTGTACTCTACGGATGCAGCAAGAGGTATTGTTATGGCTACTCAATTGTACAATGAGCCTGACCCTGTAAATTTAGGAACCAATGCTGAAGTTTCTATTAAATATTTAGCTGAGTTAATTTGTGAATTAATGGAGTTTGATGGAGAAATTGTTTGGCAAACCGATAAACCCAATGGTCAACCTCGTCGTTGTTTAGATACTAAACGGGCTGAGGACAAGTTTGGTTTTGTGGCTACAATGGATTTTAAACAAGGGTTGAAAAATACCATTGATTGGTATCGAAATCATGCTAAATAA
- the gmd gene encoding GDP-mannose 4,6-dehydratase yields MTQTKRALITGITGQDGSYLSELLLEKGYEVHGIIRRTSTFNTDRIDHMYVDPHQTDAKLFLHYGDLTDGTTLRRILEEVQPFEIYNLGAQSHVRVSFDSPEYTVDSVGMGTLRLLEAIRDYQQRTGIEVRFYQAGSSEMFGKVQDIPQKETTPFYPRSPYACAKVYAHWQTLNYRESYNLFACNGILFNHESPRRGETFVTRKITRAIARIVAGTQKKLYLGNLDSKRDWGYAKDYVRAMWLMLQQEQADDYVVATGETHSVKEFLKIAFKYVNLNWEDYVDFDKRYLRPAEVDLLIGDPSKAKTKLGWEPSVTFEQLVHLMVEADLVALGLSSPNETSNDKVLLFKDNAYVRQPMSVMVD; encoded by the coding sequence ATGACCCAAACAAAACGCGCCCTCATCACTGGAATTACTGGCCAAGACGGTTCTTATTTAAGTGAGTTGTTATTAGAGAAAGGTTATGAAGTTCATGGTATTATCCGTCGAACCTCAACATTCAACACTGATCGTATTGATCATATGTATGTTGACCCTCATCAAACCGATGCTAAGTTATTTCTACACTACGGAGACTTAACAGACGGTACAACCCTAAGACGGATTTTAGAAGAAGTGCAACCTTTTGAAATTTATAATTTAGGGGCCCAATCTCATGTTCGGGTGAGTTTTGACTCCCCAGAATATACCGTAGATTCTGTGGGAATGGGAACTCTGCGACTGTTAGAAGCGATCCGAGATTATCAACAACGGACAGGGATTGAAGTGCGTTTCTATCAAGCCGGATCGTCAGAAATGTTTGGTAAAGTCCAAGATATTCCCCAAAAAGAAACCACTCCCTTTTACCCCCGTAGTCCCTACGCTTGTGCTAAGGTGTACGCCCATTGGCAAACCCTTAATTATCGTGAATCCTATAATTTATTCGCCTGTAACGGGATTTTATTTAACCATGAATCCCCCCGTCGTGGGGAAACCTTTGTTACTCGAAAAATCACCAGAGCGATCGCTCGTATTGTCGCCGGAACCCAGAAAAAACTATATTTAGGGAACCTCGACTCAAAACGAGACTGGGGTTATGCTAAAGACTACGTCAGAGCCATGTGGTTAATGCTACAACAAGAGCAAGCGGATGATTATGTCGTCGCTACTGGAGAAACTCATTCTGTAAAAGAATTCCTGAAAATTGCTTTTAAATACGTTAACTTAAACTGGGAAGATTATGTAGACTTTGATAAGCGTTATCTACGGCCGGCAGAAGTGGATTTATTAATTGGCGATCCCAGCAAAGCGAAAACCAAACTAGGATGGGAACCCTCTGTTACCTTTGAGCAGTTAGTCCATCTTATGGTAGAAGCGGATCTTGTTGCTTTAGGACTCTCTTCTCCTAATGAAACCTCTAATGACAAAGTGTTACTCTTCAAGGATAATGCTTATGTGCGTCAACCCATGAGTGTCATGGTGGACTAA
- a CDS encoding sugar transferase: MTANSQFLAVKAIQALTRRGLPTSVSQRIYQQPRSQGIVNDQVVKRTFDIVFSLSVLIIFSPLYLLLGLLIAISSPGPIFYCQERAGKNFKKFKCIKFRTMVQNADQVLETMMANCPEMRAEFEDNFKLREDPRITWIGKFLRLTSLDEFPQFWNVLKGDMSVVGPRPLVPEELCKYGSKIEKVLTIRPGITGLWQVSGRNDIPYPQRVQIDVYYVNYRNWLMDIWIIFKTIGVILFPKNNGAY; this comes from the coding sequence ATGACTGCTAATAGCCAATTTCTTGCTGTCAAGGCGATACAAGCTTTGACGAGGAGAGGTTTACCTACCTCAGTTTCCCAAAGAATTTATCAGCAACCTCGTTCCCAAGGGATAGTCAACGATCAAGTTGTTAAGAGAACTTTTGATATCGTCTTTTCCCTATCGGTGCTGATTATTTTTTCCCCGCTTTATCTCCTACTGGGGTTATTAATCGCTATCAGTTCCCCAGGTCCAATTTTCTATTGTCAAGAGAGGGCGGGAAAAAACTTCAAAAAGTTTAAATGTATCAAATTCCGAACCATGGTGCAGAATGCGGATCAGGTTTTAGAAACCATGATGGCCAACTGCCCAGAAATGCGGGCTGAGTTTGAAGATAACTTTAAACTCAGAGAAGATCCCCGCATCACTTGGATTGGTAAATTTCTTCGTTTGACCAGTCTAGATGAATTTCCCCAATTTTGGAATGTCCTTAAAGGAGATATGAGTGTCGTTGGTCCTAGACCCTTGGTTCCTGAAGAATTGTGTAAATATGGTAGCAAAATTGAAAAAGTTCTGACTATTCGCCCTGGAATTACAGGACTATGGCAAGTTTCAGGACGAAACGACATTCCCTATCCTCAAAGAGTTCAAATTGATGTTTACTACGTCAATTATCGGAATTGGTTGATGGACATCTGGATCATTTTCAAAACCATTGGAGTGATCCTTTTTCCCAAAAATAATGGTGCTTATTAA
- a CDS encoding glycosyltransferase, whose product MKYALVHEWLTPKATGGSELVVQEILKHIEADVYALIDFESSNPNSYLYGRSIGHTFLQNFPLARNGVQKYLPFLPLAIEQLDLREYDVILSSSHAVAKGVLTSPQQLHLCYCHTPMRYAWDLTFDYLNHSSAGKGIPGILTRYLLHRLRQWDVISANRVDYFIANSHHTARRIWRCYRRQAKVIYPPVNLDRFAFSSKKQDFYLTVSRLVSYKKIALIVRAFNQLGYPLIIIGDGPDLPKIRQMAQANIKVLGAQTDQVVEQYMTQAKAFVYAACEDFGIALVEAQACGTPVIAYGGGGALETVIDIRHNVDKGTGIFFFPQTHEALIEAVETFSQFQHQINSESCRHQAAKFTPKVFETSYLTFLEQCYQDFSQKVR is encoded by the coding sequence ATGAAATATGCCCTAGTCCATGAGTGGTTAACCCCCAAAGCTACAGGAGGCTCAGAATTAGTCGTCCAAGAGATTCTCAAGCATATTGAAGCCGATGTATATGCTCTGATTGACTTTGAGTCCAGCAACCCTAACAGTTATCTCTATGGTCGTTCTATTGGTCATACCTTCTTACAAAATTTTCCCTTAGCCCGAAATGGTGTGCAAAAATATTTGCCTTTTCTCCCCTTAGCCATCGAACAGTTGGATTTACGAGAGTATGATGTTATTCTCTCTTCTTCCCATGCGGTGGCTAAAGGAGTATTAACCAGCCCTCAGCAACTCCATCTTTGTTACTGTCATACCCCCATGCGCTATGCGTGGGACTTAACCTTTGATTATCTTAATCATTCTTCGGCAGGAAAAGGGATACCTGGAATTTTAACCCGTTACTTGTTGCATCGTCTCAGACAATGGGATGTGATTTCGGCCAATCGCGTAGATTATTTTATCGCTAACTCCCACCACACGGCTCGTCGCATTTGGCGTTGTTACCGTCGTCAGGCCAAAGTCATCTATCCCCCTGTGAATCTCGATAGATTTGCCTTTAGCTCTAAGAAACAAGACTTTTACCTCACCGTTTCTCGATTAGTCAGTTATAAAAAAATTGCCTTAATTGTGCGAGCTTTTAATCAATTAGGTTATCCTTTAATTATTATTGGTGATGGGCCTGATCTGCCGAAAATTCGCCAAATGGCTCAAGCAAATATCAAAGTCCTAGGAGCGCAAACCGATCAAGTGGTGGAGCAATATATGACTCAAGCCAAAGCATTTGTCTATGCTGCCTGTGAAGACTTTGGTATTGCCCTGGTAGAAGCCCAAGCCTGTGGAACCCCAGTTATTGCATATGGAGGTGGTGGTGCGTTAGAAACGGTAATTGATATTCGTCACAATGTAGATAAAGGGACGGGAATTTTCTTTTTCCCTCAAACCCATGAAGCTCTCATCGAGGCTGTTGAAACTTTCTCTCAGTTTCAGCATCAAATTAACTCAGAGAGTTGCCGTCACCAAGCGGCAAAATTTACTCCCAAAGTCTTTGAAACGTCTTATTTGACTTTCTTAGAACAGTGTTATCAGGACTTTTCTCAAAAAGTTCGATAA
- the gghA gene encoding glucosylglycerol hydrolase, producing the protein MVTTKLKIQLVEEETHKLMEWVEQIEHSDQTVFEKAQKVATRLGAYYRPDDGLTEIGFWTPELESDIIQPKNIYLEIFTPKKDIDPTKPTQRVVFRRDYVQLHKRGEYFWGVIAGLKAGTKESFGSFYWLRYLDWETNEVRAIGDCLAYSLPYGVYAPAEVYNLHSLQANRRDMAYFLRDKAEENSDEIIYVHPPRNILQLHVNTASPDGTLAGLTELYQRIGKKLVQQEPLTPAEENYIGYDAVQLLPIEPTVEYRGKHELGHGFFMIDDKDLDEMDAESEGIEHEPGNIKITLKKPDTQNWGYDIVIFGSSATDPSVLRTLRPDEVVEFIETLHNFPTGPIKVIYDLVYGHADNQGLDLLNGRFMKGPNMYGQDVNHQNPVVRAILLEMQRRKNNTGVDGIRVDGAQDFKFFNPITGEVEYDDQYLQEMGNLIQEIGPSKRHLFAIFEDGRPWPTEGWEEISTYRNIIDYNPRAFQWGPLIFAHNTPCLKSFWEKKWRRVCEVMQLGENWITGCGNHDTLRRGTQVDPNSDINWNLGKTLPEVLHNAYDNPSIGLLTYGFSPGLPMDFINCTMRAPWGFLRNTDDRYGVKVVSEEAGGFLDWQIIPETYNYPDVFPRLKAMGFTKLGELRQFVTGLVDALAESNYDLDEVAHICQRHLGHESGSEEAKNEAKVRKSAAELQKLNGPDKSQVLTELSVAKLKEFAKAFMEDAHELSNVWLHQENLDSEQVAYNLALRRFRQANPWLRHNLKESDRFNQIQDPEKTLFYGVRYGDVEEDTESEPYGVAMIAHMRGEPMTVKLGEWLELDLDQWQIAIASPGLKIDDLTAFELHDSQAVLLEKKMI; encoded by the coding sequence ATGGTGACAACGAAACTTAAAATACAACTGGTGGAAGAGGAAACCCATAAATTAATGGAATGGGTAGAACAGATAGAACACTCTGATCAGACTGTCTTTGAGAAAGCTCAAAAAGTAGCCACTCGTTTAGGAGCGTATTATCGTCCCGACGATGGGTTAACAGAAATTGGTTTTTGGACTCCAGAATTAGAATCAGACATTATACAACCTAAAAATATTTACTTAGAAATTTTTACGCCTAAAAAAGACATTGATCCCACAAAGCCTACTCAGAGAGTTGTTTTTCGTAGAGATTATGTTCAACTACACAAAAGAGGGGAATATTTCTGGGGAGTTATTGCCGGTTTAAAAGCGGGAACAAAAGAGAGTTTTGGTTCATTTTATTGGTTACGATACCTGGATTGGGAAACTAATGAAGTACGAGCCATTGGTGATTGTTTAGCCTATTCTCTACCCTATGGGGTTTATGCTCCTGCTGAAGTATATAACCTCCATTCCTTACAAGCCAATCGTCGAGATATGGCTTATTTTTTGAGGGATAAAGCAGAGGAAAATTCCGATGAAATTATCTATGTTCATCCTCCCCGTAATATCCTACAACTTCATGTGAACACCGCTTCTCCTGATGGGACTCTAGCAGGATTAACAGAACTGTATCAACGTATCGGAAAAAAACTGGTTCAACAAGAACCGTTAACCCCGGCAGAAGAAAATTATATTGGTTATGATGCCGTTCAATTATTACCCATTGAACCTACAGTGGAATACAGGGGTAAACACGAATTAGGTCATGGATTTTTTATGATCGATGACAAAGATTTAGATGAAATGGATGCTGAATCGGAAGGAATTGAACACGAACCCGGTAATATTAAAATAACCCTCAAAAAACCAGATACCCAAAATTGGGGCTATGATATCGTCATTTTTGGTAGTTCGGCTACTGATCCATCGGTATTAAGAACCCTACGACCGGATGAAGTAGTTGAGTTTATTGAAACCCTTCATAATTTCCCCACAGGCCCCATTAAAGTAATTTATGATCTGGTTTATGGTCATGCTGATAACCAAGGGTTAGATTTACTCAATGGACGGTTTATGAAAGGGCCGAATATGTATGGTCAAGATGTTAACCATCAAAACCCTGTGGTTCGGGCTATTTTATTAGAAATGCAGCGACGAAAAAATAACACTGGAGTCGATGGAATTCGAGTGGATGGGGCCCAAGATTTTAAATTTTTTAACCCCATTACCGGGGAGGTTGAATATGATGATCAATACCTACAAGAAATGGGTAACCTTATTCAAGAAATTGGCCCCAGTAAACGTCATCTTTTTGCTATTTTTGAAGATGGTCGCCCTTGGCCCACAGAAGGATGGGAAGAAATTTCAACTTACCGCAATATTATTGACTATAATCCCAGAGCCTTTCAATGGGGCCCTCTGATTTTTGCCCATAATACCCCTTGTCTTAAAAGCTTTTGGGAGAAAAAATGGCGACGGGTTTGCGAGGTGATGCAGTTAGGGGAAAATTGGATTACGGGTTGTGGTAATCATGATACACTTCGCCGTGGAACTCAAGTTGATCCCAACTCAGATATTAACTGGAACTTAGGAAAAACCTTACCAGAGGTGTTACATAATGCCTACGATAACCCTTCTATTGGTTTGTTAACCTACGGGTTTAGTCCAGGTCTTCCCATGGACTTTATTAACTGTACCATGCGCGCCCCGTGGGGATTTTTACGGAACACAGACGATCGCTATGGGGTCAAAGTGGTATCCGAAGAAGCAGGGGGGTTTCTCGACTGGCAAATCATTCCTGAAACTTACAACTATCCCGATGTTTTTCCTCGACTCAAGGCCATGGGATTTACTAAACTTGGGGAGTTACGACAGTTTGTGACTGGGTTAGTTGATGCCCTGGCCGAAAGCAACTACGATTTAGATGAAGTTGCCCATATCTGTCAACGTCATTTAGGTCATGAGAGCGGGTCAGAAGAAGCGAAAAACGAGGCCAAAGTTAGAAAATCTGCAGCAGAATTACAAAAACTCAATGGTCCTGATAAATCTCAGGTTCTAACTGAATTATCCGTTGCCAAGTTAAAAGAGTTTGCCAAAGCATTTATGGAAGATGCTCACGAACTCAGTAATGTTTGGTTACACCAAGAAAACTTAGACTCTGAACAGGTAGCCTATAATTTAGCCTTAAGGCGATTTCGTCAGGCGAATCCCTGGTTACGGCATAATTTAAAAGAAAGCGATCGCTTTAACCAAATTCAAGACCCTGAAAAAACCCTATTTTATGGGGTACGTTATGGGGACGTTGAAGAAGATACCGAAAGCGAACCCTACGGAGTGGCCATGATTGCTCACATGAGAGGGGAACCCATGACCGTAAAACTGGGAGAATGGTTAGAACTCGATCTTGATCAATGGCAAATTGCGATCGCCTCTCCAGGACTCAAAATTGATGATTTAACAGCGTTTGAATTACACGATAGTCAAGCGGTGTTACTGGAGAAAAAGATGATCTAG